Proteins encoded together in one Qingshengfaniella alkalisoli window:
- a CDS encoding cysteine desulfurase, whose translation MYDVDKVRADFPILARQVNGKPLVYLDNGASAQKPQVVIDAITQAYSQEYSNVHRGLHFLSNLATEKYEAVRSKIARFLNAGSEREIVMNSGTTEGINMVAYGWAMPRMEAGDEIVLSVMEHHANIVPWHFLRERQGIVIKWVDVDSTGALDPQKVIDAIGPKTKLVAVTHMSNVLGTKVDVKAITEGAHAKGVPVLVDGSQAAVHMPVDVQDIGCDFYAITGHKLYGPSGSGAIHVRQERLEEMRPFMGGGDMIREVTRDAISWNDPPMKFEAGTPGIVQMIGLGAALDYMAALGMDNIAAHEARLCDYARSRLDGLNWLNVQGTAPNKGAIFSFTLDGAAHPHDISTVLDKKGVAVRAGHHCAQPLMQHLGETATCRASFGLYNTESEVDLLVDALELCHDLFT comes from the coding sequence ATGTATGATGTCGACAAGGTTCGCGCGGATTTCCCGATCCTTGCGCGGCAGGTCAATGGCAAGCCGTTGGTGTATCTCGACAATGGCGCGTCTGCCCAGAAGCCGCAGGTTGTCATTGACGCAATCACGCAGGCCTATAGCCAAGAGTATTCGAATGTTCATCGCGGCCTGCATTTCCTGTCGAACCTGGCGACCGAGAAATACGAAGCCGTCCGTAGCAAGATCGCCCGTTTCCTGAACGCGGGCAGCGAACGGGAAATCGTGATGAATTCGGGCACGACTGAAGGGATCAACATGGTCGCCTATGGCTGGGCGATGCCACGAATGGAAGCGGGGGACGAGATCGTCCTTTCGGTGATGGAGCACCACGCCAATATCGTTCCTTGGCATTTCCTGCGCGAACGGCAAGGCATCGTGATCAAATGGGTCGATGTGGACAGCACTGGCGCACTGGATCCGCAGAAGGTCATCGACGCGATTGGCCCGAAGACCAAGCTGGTCGCGGTGACGCATATGTCCAACGTGCTGGGCACAAAAGTCGACGTGAAGGCGATCACCGAAGGGGCGCATGCCAAGGGTGTTCCGGTGTTGGTCGACGGGTCGCAAGCGGCGGTGCATATGCCCGTTGATGTGCAGGACATTGGCTGCGATTTTTACGCGATCACGGGGCACAAGCTGTACGGGCCATCGGGGTCCGGGGCGATCCATGTCCGCCAGGAACGGCTCGAAGAAATGCGACCCTTTATGGGCGGGGGAGACATGATCCGCGAAGTCACGCGCGATGCCATTTCATGGAATGACCCGCCGATGAAGTTCGAGGCAGGCACTCCCGGCATCGTGCAGATGATCGGGTTGGGCGCGGCGCTGGATTACATGGCGGCGCTTGGTATGGATAACATTGCCGCGCATGAAGCACGGCTATGCGATTATGCCCGTAGCCGTCTGGACGGCTTGAACTGGCTCAACGTTCAGGGGACCGCGCCGAACAAGGGTGCAATCTTTTCCTTTACGCTGGACGGTGCCGCACATCCGCATGACATCTCGACCGTGCTGGACAAGAAGGGCGTCGCGGTGCGGGCCGGGCATCACTGTGCCCAGCCCTTGATGCAGCATCTCGGTGAGACGGCGACCTGTCGCGCGTCCTTCGGTCTTTACAATACGGAAAGCGAAGTGGACCTGCTGGTCGATGCGCTTGAGCTTTGCCACGATCTGTTCACGTGA
- a CDS encoding ABC transporter substrate-binding protein: MKRHLTKLKTGAALAALIAASPALAEYQQAPTLDGQVESGDLAPVAERLPSEPMQLEAPEVGSYGGTWRSAVKGNNDEGWIRRSSGYDPLVKYTFEWDGIEPNIAKEWEVSEDGLTYTFHLREGHKWSDGTPFTADDVLFAVNDVINNDEFIGNRPAALLGAVASAPDPQTVVITLSTPNSLFLEHLASVDGIQVVHMQKAFCSQYHPDYNPDANKLATDAGLTGWGEAMMNNCGISRARNADRPTLFAWDQQTDYDGINTPLKFVRNPYYFKVDQDGNQLPYIDELSMTQVEDANSIVLMGIAGEIDMTNRHIDNVANKPVFFDNQEKGDYSLYDTVPADMNSAIIQLNLNYEDDGFREVFQDKDFRIALSHGIDREEIIDVVYAGQGEPYQAAPRPESPFYDEELAKQYTEWDPDTANQMLDDLGLTDTNDEGIRLLPDGRPISIRIDVTTDIGVYLDILELVALQWEEIGIDLDVRKAERSYVYEQKDNNRHMAHVWKGDGGLGDAMLDSRYYVPMSGESAFALLWARNWFDPNNAIIEEPPAEVAQQLDLYKKMYEATSTEERDDLFRQILDITKDEFYTIGISLPPKSFGIASNKLGNVPQDQPMAWIYPNPGPMNTSLLFFRQ; the protein is encoded by the coding sequence ATGAAACGACATCTAACGAAGCTGAAGACCGGTGCGGCCCTTGCCGCGCTAATAGCGGCCAGCCCTGCACTGGCGGAATACCAGCAGGCACCGACGCTCGACGGTCAGGTTGAATCCGGTGATCTGGCCCCGGTCGCGGAACGCCTGCCATCCGAGCCGATGCAACTCGAAGCACCAGAAGTCGGCAGCTATGGCGGCACCTGGCGCAGCGCGGTCAAAGGTAACAATGACGAAGGTTGGATTCGTCGTTCGAGCGGCTATGATCCGTTGGTCAAGTACACCTTCGAATGGGACGGCATCGAGCCGAACATCGCCAAGGAATGGGAAGTCAGCGAGGACGGCCTGACCTACACCTTCCACCTGCGCGAGGGTCACAAATGGTCGGATGGGACGCCGTTCACCGCAGATGACGTGCTTTTTGCAGTCAATGACGTCATCAACAATGACGAATTTATCGGCAACCGACCTGCAGCCCTTCTGGGTGCGGTCGCAAGCGCACCCGACCCGCAAACCGTCGTGATCACCCTGTCCACACCCAACAGTCTGTTCCTTGAACATCTGGCGTCCGTGGACGGAATCCAGGTCGTTCACATGCAAAAGGCGTTCTGCTCGCAGTATCATCCGGACTACAACCCCGACGCCAACAAGCTGGCAACCGATGCCGGCCTGACCGGCTGGGGCGAAGCGATGATGAACAATTGTGGTATCAGCCGTGCCCGCAATGCTGACCGCCCGACCTTGTTCGCGTGGGACCAGCAGACCGATTATGACGGCATCAACACGCCGCTGAAATTCGTGCGCAACCCCTATTACTTCAAGGTCGATCAGGACGGGAACCAGCTTCCCTATATCGACGAGTTGAGCATGACGCAGGTCGAAGACGCGAATTCCATCGTACTGATGGGTATCGCGGGCGAGATCGATATGACCAACCGTCATATCGACAATGTCGCCAACAAGCCTGTCTTCTTCGACAACCAGGAAAAGGGCGACTATTCGCTCTATGACACGGTCCCGGCGGATATGAATTCCGCGATCATCCAGTTGAACCTGAACTATGAAGATGACGGTTTCCGCGAAGTGTTCCAGGACAAGGACTTCCGCATCGCGCTGAGCCACGGCATCGACCGCGAAGAAATCATCGACGTGGTCTATGCGGGACAGGGCGAGCCCTACCAAGCAGCACCACGCCCGGAATCGCCCTTCTACGATGAAGAACTGGCCAAGCAGTACACGGAATGGGATCCGGACACCGCCAACCAGATGCTCGATGATCTGGGCCTGACGGACACCAATGACGAAGGCATCAGGCTGCTGCCCGATGGTCGCCCGATCAGCATTCGTATCGACGTGACAACGGATATCGGCGTCTATCTGGACATCCTCGAACTCGTCGCTCTTCAGTGGGAAGAAATCGGCATCGACCTGGATGTGCGCAAAGCTGAACGGTCCTATGTCTATGAACAGAAGGACAACAACCGCCATATGGCCCATGTCTGGAAAGGCGATGGCGGACTTGGCGATGCGATGCTCGACTCGCGCTACTACGTGCCGATGAGTGGAGAGTCCGCCTTTGCTCTGCTCTGGGCACGCAACTGGTTCGATCCGAACAACGCGATCATCGAGGAGCCGCCGGCGGAAGTCGCGCAACAACTCGACCTTTACAAGAAGATGTATGAGGCAACCTCGACCGAAGAACGTGACGATCTGTTCCGCCAGATACTCGATATCACCAAGGACGAGTTCTACACCATCGGCATTTCGCTGCCTCCGAAGAGCTTCGGCATCGCATCAAACAAGCTGGGCAACGTTCCACAGGACCAGCCGATGGCATGGATCTATCCGAACCCCGGCCCGATGAACACGTCGCTGCTGTTCTTCCGCCAGTAA
- a CDS encoding Yip1 family protein — protein sequence MAAGHISIGNLISEAVATIRQPRDTARRMLGLNLPPALLWQMLCVVVAISVVLGQGTLMITAGGVPFQSILLTNPVLLAALQITLLYVTVFAAYRIGRAMGGVGTFHQSLTLFVWLQFVMVCLQVLQTILMFVMPVLADLVGIAGLFLFLWIMTCFVAELHGFKSLWQVFLMIMVSAFAIAFGLSLLLAIFGLTPTGV from the coding sequence ATGGCCGCCGGTCACATCTCGATAGGAAATCTGATCTCTGAAGCGGTGGCCACGATCCGCCAGCCACGCGATACCGCCCGCCGGATGCTGGGGCTGAACCTGCCACCGGCGTTGCTGTGGCAGATGCTGTGCGTCGTCGTGGCGATCTCGGTCGTGCTTGGGCAGGGCACGTTGATGATCACGGCGGGCGGCGTCCCGTTTCAATCTATTCTGTTGACCAATCCCGTCCTGCTGGCAGCACTTCAGATTACACTGCTCTACGTCACCGTCTTTGCGGCCTACCGCATCGGGCGCGCCATGGGAGGGGTCGGCACGTTTCACCAGTCGCTGACTCTTTTCGTTTGGCTGCAATTCGTCATGGTCTGCCTGCAGGTGCTGCAAACGATCCTGATGTTCGTGATGCCGGTTCTGGCTGATCTGGTCGGTATCGCCGGGCTGTTCCTGTTTCTGTGGATCATGACGTGTTTTGTCGCCGAGCTGCACGGGTTCAAGTCGCTGTGGCAGGTCTTCCTGATGATCATGGTTTCAGCCTTTGCCATCGCCTTCGGTCTGAGCCTTCTTCTTGCGATTTTCGGGCTGACGCCCACGGGAGTTTGA
- a CDS encoding DUF2264 domain-containing protein: protein MNPLADNPLKTRADFARSVVQLWEPTKPYFSEGKARVNFGLPAAHFPMVAAELEGFARPLFGLAPLAAGDLPFDDWDMIREGYANGTDPEHPEFWGNYDGVDQRQVESAAIGFGLIFAKEQIWDPLTDKQKENVANWLKFCQTRPVANNNWHFFHVLGSLGLESVGVEHDLSVRENALDTLESFYIGEGWYADGEARRFDHYIPFAMHFYGLIYSKIAKGDEERCDRFRDRARQFAQEFKHWFDEDGASLAFGRSMTYRFAQASFWAGLAFADVEALPWGEIRGLWARNMRWWGERDYFDRDGIMPVGYAYPNLHMCEIYNSPGSPYWAMKSFLPLALPETHPFWQADEIEKQESDDLLHSDVAGMIGFRAGRNRVMLSSCNEMRMPLRGAAEKYAKFAYSTAFGFSMDPDRLGFTVNPFDNMLALSRDSRSFFTRSEFDESLIGPDFLWSKWLPDDDIEVETWLIARAPWHIRAHKITTARPLVATEGGFAIERTDASSMEGGVNGRVSEAVTEHAASYAVDMSPEARTPMTRWRTHPNSSLYFPQTHVPHLVAELAPGTTWLIGAYAATPDPEQGPQWLENVPDAPSIEWLEQARDSASDIKGRKFRERQVKLI, encoded by the coding sequence ATGAATCCTCTCGCGGACAACCCGCTCAAAACCCGTGCCGATTTCGCACGATCCGTCGTTCAGTTGTGGGAACCGACCAAGCCCTACTTCAGCGAAGGCAAGGCGCGTGTGAACTTCGGTTTGCCCGCCGCGCATTTTCCCATGGTCGCGGCCGAACTCGAAGGTTTCGCCCGCCCGTTGTTCGGTCTTGCCCCGCTGGCCGCCGGCGATCTGCCATTCGACGACTGGGACATGATTCGCGAAGGCTATGCCAACGGCACCGACCCTGAACATCCCGAATTCTGGGGCAACTACGACGGCGTCGACCAGCGTCAGGTGGAATCCGCTGCCATCGGGTTCGGCCTGATCTTCGCCAAGGAACAGATCTGGGATCCGCTCACGGATAAGCAGAAAGAAAACGTCGCCAACTGGCTGAAATTCTGCCAGACACGCCCCGTTGCCAATAATAACTGGCATTTCTTCCATGTTCTGGGGTCGCTTGGGCTGGAATCCGTAGGCGTCGAGCATGATCTGAGCGTGCGTGAAAACGCGCTCGATACGCTGGAAAGCTTCTATATCGGCGAAGGCTGGTATGCCGATGGAGAAGCGCGCCGCTTCGATCACTACATCCCGTTCGCTATGCATTTCTACGGGCTGATCTATTCCAAGATCGCCAAGGGTGACGAAGAACGCTGCGACCGCTTCCGCGACCGCGCACGCCAGTTCGCGCAGGAATTCAAGCACTGGTTTGACGAAGACGGCGCCAGCCTCGCCTTCGGCCGCTCCATGACCTATCGCTTCGCACAGGCATCCTTCTGGGCCGGCCTGGCCTTCGCGGATGTCGAAGCCCTGCCATGGGGTGAAATCCGTGGGCTTTGGGCCCGCAACATGCGCTGGTGGGGCGAGCGGGACTATTTCGACCGCGACGGCATCATGCCCGTTGGATACGCCTATCCCAATCTGCATATGTGCGAGATCTACAACTCGCCAGGCTCACCGTACTGGGCGATGAAGTCCTTCCTTCCGCTCGCCTTGCCCGAGACACACCCGTTCTGGCAGGCGGATGAGATCGAGAAACAGGAAAGCGACGATTTGCTGCATTCCGACGTCGCGGGTATGATCGGCTTCCGCGCGGGTCGTAACCGCGTGATGCTGTCGTCCTGCAATGAAATGCGCATGCCGTTGCGTGGTGCCGCCGAGAAATACGCGAAATTCGCCTATTCGACAGCCTTCGGATTCTCGATGGACCCCGATCGGCTCGGTTTTACCGTGAACCCGTTTGATAATATGCTCGCACTTTCAAGGGATAGCCGCAGCTTCTTCACACGTTCAGAGTTCGATGAATCCCTGATCGGCCCTGACTTCCTGTGGTCCAAATGGTTGCCTGATGACGACATCGAAGTCGAAACCTGGTTGATCGCCCGCGCACCCTGGCACATTCGCGCGCACAAGATCACAACGGCACGGCCACTGGTGGCAACGGAGGGCGGTTTCGCGATCGAACGCACGGACGCCTCATCCATGGAAGGTGGCGTCAATGGTCGCGTGTCCGAGGCGGTCACCGAGCATGCCGCCTCCTACGCCGTGGACATGTCGCCCGAAGCGCGTACACCCATGACCCGCTGGCGCACGCATCCGAACAGTTCGCTATACTTCCCACAGACCCATGTGCCGCATCTGGTCGCTGAGCTTGCACCGGGGACCACATGGCTCATTGGGGCCTACGCAGCGACGCCTGACCCGGAGCAAGGTCCACAATGGTTGGAAAATGTACCGGACGCGCCAAGCATCGAATGGCTGGAACAAGCACGTGACTCCGCCAGTGACATCAAGGGACGAAAGTTCCGGGAACGTCAGGTGAAACTGATCTGA
- a CDS encoding ABC transporter permease, with product MLQFIANRILTMIGMTLVLSFVCFFIIQLPPGDVISAYAAELSASGDSSSTAQVTEMLRQRYGLDQPFFVQYLKWLRNLLVGDLGYSFNLGKPVAEIINSRIGISLLVEIMAVTVLWGIAVPIGIYSAVRRYSVGDMFATVFGFIGLAVPNFLLALLIMYAVFLLTGTAVEGLFSAEYANAPWSLGRILDFLSHVWIPVLVIATGGAAHIIRVLRANLLDELHKPYVVTARAKGMKENRLIMRYPVRVAMIPLVATVGWVLPTVISSSIVTAIVLNLPTLSPILLRSLLSQDMHLAGALILFMGILTLVGTLVSDLLLAWIDPRIRTGMAR from the coding sequence ATGCTTCAATTTATCGCCAACCGGATCCTCACGATGATCGGCATGACGCTCGTGCTGTCCTTCGTGTGCTTCTTCATCATCCAGCTGCCACCGGGTGACGTCATCAGCGCATATGCGGCCGAACTTTCCGCCAGCGGCGACTCCTCGTCCACCGCGCAGGTGACTGAAATGCTGCGGCAACGCTATGGTCTGGATCAGCCGTTTTTCGTCCAATACCTGAAATGGCTGCGAAACCTTCTGGTCGGCGATCTGGGCTATAGCTTCAACCTCGGCAAACCCGTGGCCGAAATCATCAACAGCCGTATCGGCATCTCGCTTCTGGTCGAGATTATGGCCGTGACCGTTCTGTGGGGCATCGCCGTGCCCATCGGCATCTATTCGGCCGTGCGCCGCTATTCGGTGGGTGACATGTTCGCCACCGTCTTCGGCTTCATCGGCCTGGCTGTTCCCAATTTCCTGCTGGCCTTGCTGATCATGTACGCGGTCTTCCTGCTGACCGGCACAGCGGTCGAAGGACTGTTTTCCGCAGAATACGCCAACGCGCCCTGGTCGCTCGGTCGTATTCTCGACTTCCTCAGCCATGTGTGGATCCCCGTGCTCGTGATCGCGACCGGTGGTGCTGCGCATATCATCCGCGTGCTGCGCGCCAATCTTCTGGACGAATTGCACAAGCCCTATGTCGTCACCGCCCGCGCCAAGGGCATGAAGGAAAACCGGCTGATCATGCGTTACCCCGTCCGCGTCGCGATGATCCCGCTGGTCGCCACGGTTGGCTGGGTGCTGCCCACGGTCATCTCCAGTTCCATCGTGACGGCCATCGTTTTGAACCTTCCCACCCTGTCGCCCATTCTGCTGCGTTCGCTGCTCAGCCAGGACATGCATCTGGCCGGCGCATTGATCCTGTTCATGGGCATCCTGACACTGGTGGGTACCTTGGTCTCCGACCTGCTGCTGGCGTGGATTGACCCGCGCATCCGCACCGGAATGGCACGATAA
- a CDS encoding ABC transporter permease: MTQTDATPEFEAPTPLVTQGTETQFQLIWRAFRAHKLAMFSLFVLGFLYLIAIFCEFIAPNDPHDVNARYTYAPPQSIHFIDRDEDGGWAIRPHVYGYKMEVDPVALRRSFVPDEETKYYLHWFPKTHETKMWGMFTIDRHLFGVDGRREVLFLLGSDRLGRDLFSRLVYGARITLSIGLAGIAISLVLGVIIGGISGYYGGWVDNAIQRVIEFIRSIPPIPLWMGFAAALPRDWSALQNYFAITLILSLIGWTELARVVRSRFLSLKGEDYVAAARLDGAKDMRIIMRHMLPAFTSHIIATATLAIPGMILAETSLSFLGLGLQSPVISWGVLLQEAQNLRALADAPWLLWPGVFIVITILAMNFLGDGLRDAADPYGSNH; this comes from the coding sequence ATGACCCAAACCGACGCAACACCCGAATTCGAAGCTCCGACGCCACTGGTCACGCAAGGCACGGAAACGCAATTCCAGCTGATCTGGCGGGCCTTCCGCGCGCACAAGCTGGCGATGTTCAGCCTCTTCGTGCTTGGTTTTCTCTACCTGATCGCGATCTTCTGCGAATTCATCGCGCCCAACGACCCGCATGACGTGAATGCGCGCTACACCTATGCGCCGCCGCAAAGCATCCATTTCATCGACCGCGATGAAGATGGCGGCTGGGCCATTCGTCCGCATGTCTACGGCTACAAGATGGAGGTCGACCCCGTCGCCCTGCGCCGGTCCTTCGTACCGGACGAGGAAACCAAGTATTACCTGCACTGGTTCCCGAAGACACATGAAACGAAGATGTGGGGAATGTTCACCATCGACCGGCATCTGTTCGGTGTGGATGGCAGACGCGAGGTGCTGTTCCTGCTCGGCTCCGACCGCCTTGGGCGCGACCTGTTTTCGCGGCTCGTTTATGGCGCGCGCATTACCCTGTCCATCGGTCTGGCCGGTATCGCGATCAGCCTTGTTCTGGGTGTCATCATCGGCGGCATCTCCGGCTATTACGGCGGCTGGGTGGACAATGCGATCCAGCGCGTGATCGAGTTCATCCGATCCATCCCACCAATCCCGTTATGGATGGGCTTCGCTGCGGCCCTGCCCCGAGACTGGTCTGCGCTGCAGAACTACTTCGCTATTACGCTCATCCTGTCGCTTATTGGCTGGACCGAACTCGCCCGCGTGGTCCGAAGCAGGTTCCTGTCGCTGAAGGGCGAAGACTATGTCGCCGCCGCGCGTCTCGACGGAGCAAAAGACATGCGGATCATCATGCGGCATATGCTGCCCGCCTTCACAAGCCACATCATCGCGACGGCAACACTGGCTATTCCCGGCATGATCCTTGCGGAAACTTCGCTGAGCTTCCTGGGACTTGGCCTGCAATCGCCGGTGATCTCGTGGGGCGTGTTGCTGCAAGAGGCGCAGAACCTGCGCGCCTTGGCCGATGCGCCATGGTTGCTGTGGCCCGGCGTGTTCATCGTTATCACGATCCTTGCGATGAACTTCCTCGGCGATGGGCTGCGCGATGCAGCTGACCCCTACGGCTCGAACCACTGA
- a CDS encoding ABC transporter ATP-binding protein: MTNNVLEVSNLSVGFDLHHASIDVVKKVSFNLERGETLCVVGESGSGKSVTARALMRIAKPGKITSGSIRLYGEAGDVTDISKLDDMSAEMRAIRGDRIGMVFQEPMSSLSPVHTIGDQIIEAILLHRDMTPEQARQEAIESLRRVQIPNPENAMDKYSFEFSGGMRQRAMIAMALSCEPEVLIADEPTTALDVTTQAEILRLIKRLQRELGMSVIFITHDMGVVAEIADRVAVMYHGELVELGPVSEVFHRPQADYTRHLIGASSKFRIIGDHDRGGTLPPQHPDTLLDVKDLDLTFRKTTGFLFKKTQQFHALKKVSFSLLHGENLGIVGESGSGKTTLVRALVGLLTADSGSAIYTSKDGRQFDLLQPNALRNAGLNREIRMVFQDPFSSLNPRMTVEQIIAEPLILEGRQPKKEIREKVAHLLDRVGLPQNVMSRYPHAFSGGQRQRISIARALAVDPRLIIADEATSALDGSIRSQILDLMFDLQSELGLSYIFVGHDLGVVRYFCDRIAVMHKGNLVEIGTAADVCQKPQRDYTQKLISAVPGNDPDHRRLIAAE, encoded by the coding sequence ATGACCAACAATGTGCTTGAAGTCAGCAATCTGTCCGTCGGGTTCGATCTGCATCACGCCAGCATCGATGTGGTGAAGAAGGTTTCATTCAACCTGGAACGGGGTGAAACACTGTGTGTCGTGGGCGAAAGCGGATCGGGCAAATCCGTCACCGCCCGCGCCCTGATGCGCATCGCCAAGCCGGGCAAGATCACGTCGGGCAGCATCCGTCTGTATGGCGAAGCAGGTGACGTTACGGACATCTCCAAACTGGACGACATGAGCGCGGAGATGCGCGCTATCCGCGGCGACCGCATCGGGATGGTGTTCCAGGAACCGATGAGTTCGCTCAGCCCTGTGCACACCATCGGTGATCAGATCATCGAAGCGATCCTGCTGCATCGCGACATGACACCCGAGCAGGCTCGCCAAGAAGCAATCGAGTCCCTGCGCCGCGTCCAGATCCCCAACCCTGAGAACGCCATGGACAAGTATTCCTTCGAGTTCTCGGGCGGCATGCGTCAACGCGCAATGATCGCGATGGCGCTGTCTTGCGAACCCGAGGTGCTGATCGCAGATGAGCCGACCACCGCGCTCGACGTCACCACGCAGGCCGAGATCCTGCGCCTAATCAAGCGGTTGCAGCGTGAACTCGGCATGTCGGTGATCTTCATCACCCATGACATGGGCGTGGTTGCGGAAATCGCGGATCGCGTGGCGGTGATGTATCATGGCGAACTCGTCGAACTTGGCCCGGTCAGCGAAGTGTTCCACCGCCCGCAGGCCGACTACACGCGCCATCTGATCGGCGCGTCGTCCAAGTTCAGGATCATCGGTGATCACGACCGGGGCGGCACCCTGCCTCCGCAACACCCCGACACATTGCTGGATGTGAAGGATCTGGACCTGACCTTCCGCAAGACAACGGGCTTTCTGTTCAAGAAGACACAGCAATTCCACGCGCTGAAGAAGGTGTCCTTTTCGCTGCTTCATGGCGAAAACCTCGGGATCGTCGGAGAAAGCGGATCGGGCAAGACAACGCTTGTGCGCGCACTTGTTGGACTTTTGACGGCTGATAGCGGCAGTGCCATCTACACCAGCAAGGACGGGCGGCAGTTCGATCTGCTGCAACCCAACGCGCTGCGCAATGCCGGGCTGAACCGCGAAATCCGCATGGTGTTTCAGGACCCGTTTTCATCGCTCAATCCGCGCATGACGGTGGAGCAGATCATCGCCGAACCCCTGATCCTGGAAGGTCGCCAGCCCAAGAAGGAAATCCGCGAAAAGGTCGCGCATCTTCTGGACCGCGTCGGCCTGCCCCAGAACGTGATGAGCCGCTACCCTCACGCCTTCTCGGGCGGTCAGCGTCAGCGGATCAGTATCGCGCGGGCGCTCGCCGTCGATCCAAGGCTGATCATCGCGGACGAGGCCACATCGGCGCTCGATGGCTCGATCCGGTCGCAGATTCTGGACTTGATGTTCGACCTGCAGTCGGAACTGGGGCTAAGCTATATCTTTGTCGGCCATGATCTCGGTGTTGTTCGCTACTTCTGCGACCGGATCGCGGTGATGCATAAGGGCAATCTGGTCGAAATCGGCACCGCCGCCGATGTCTGCCAGAAGCCACAGCGCGACTACACCCAGAAACTGATTTCGGCCGTTCCGGGCAATGATCCGGACCACCGCAGACTTATCGCAGCAGAATAA
- a CDS encoding YIP1 family protein — protein sequence MSVTRDIVASYRAPRRVMRRLLAAGQREDRALVTLLLACGLIFVAQLPRLSREATLNPDVPFDARVGAALLAWGVFMPLICYGIAAISHLVARALGGKGSWFTARIALFWSMLVATPVWLLHGLTAGFIGPGPELTFVGLVLAAVFCIVWLASLIEGEWPKGDNTVAQE from the coding sequence ATGTCCGTCACCAGGGATATCGTTGCAAGTTACCGGGCGCCGCGTCGTGTGATGCGGCGCCTGCTTGCTGCGGGTCAGCGCGAGGACCGTGCTTTGGTGACGTTGTTGCTGGCCTGCGGGCTGATCTTCGTTGCCCAGCTTCCGCGCCTGTCGCGAGAAGCGACCTTGAACCCCGATGTGCCCTTCGATGCACGCGTGGGCGCTGCACTTCTGGCGTGGGGCGTTTTCATGCCGCTGATCTGTTATGGTATCGCAGCCATTTCACATCTGGTTGCGCGGGCGCTCGGCGGAAAAGGCAGCTGGTTCACCGCGCGGATCGCGCTGTTCTGGAGCATGCTTGTCGCAACCCCGGTCTGGCTGCTGCACGGGTTGACCGCCGGGTTTATCGGACCGGGGCCGGAACTTACCTTTGTCGGTCTGGTACTTGCCGCCGTCTTCTGCATAGTGTGGCTCGCATCGTTGATCGAGGGTGAATGGCCCAAGGGCGACAACACAGTTGCACAGGAATAG